A genome region from Myroides fluvii includes the following:
- a CDS encoding DEAD/DEAH box helicase family protein, which yields MKKFPTPIAFKYPWRDYQQKVLDQLEAHLKDNKLHVVAPPGSGKTVLGLEVILQLNKPTLILAPTLAVKNQWIDRFCSLFLQVEEVPDWISTQITSPQFLTVSTYQGLHAAFNYLKEDEGELDEDQKEENTVYTNANAKAIIQQLKAVGIQTLLVDEVHHLRKEWWKALDLLDKELKATVVGLTATPPYGAVDFEWQRYIGLAGPVDEEIAIPELIVAGDLCPHQDFIYYSTPLAEEREKILYHKSIVFEAFTQGRTDADLVKILKKSTLFQQPMHHLDWIYENLTTYVACLIFLKDDDRELDKVHLKIVGLDQDELPSLDLVWFEKVLNFYCFHGQDFFTVIPEYEAHKRNLQANLKKKGLISFRQVQLVNDNKGDDLLLSSLSKLESMVRILDFEYELLGEDLRMVILTDYIRKEYYSHTVIPPPVLSKLGVLSIFETLRRTNRKGIRLAVLTGSIVIVPTLCVETLNQWVKEKGREPFSSHVFSYDDQYAALHLTSGEKADIVSLVTRLVQEGKINALVGTKSLLGEGWDAPAINTLIIASSIGAYITSNQIRGRAFRINPKDETKTANIWHLACLDTDAIEGGKDWSIVHRRFQTFVGISNSSIHEETSISNGIDRLREGNTKRVLDPTYREKQNQQTLDFAKQRSALKAKWLTAIQKGSHLVEGVKVTFSSSRERRNIEQAKRFYTNKTIVSVLFTVVCSAILFLAYQFIGLGRGILMHGISLWSFGYWVFQTFVVGLGFRFGWKGVKYYRLYRKFGDMRKDVQNIGLALCNTLCKFEIISTPTTKLHVISELEFGGGVFCSLEGATLRESNVFASCMKEILSPIDNPRYVIERKTLLPIQDSEADFHAVPTCLGINRKQVDYFSDQWAKLVGKNRVVYTRTPEGRRALLHARTFAIANQLQEPRVKQEHQWL from the coding sequence TTGAAAAAGTTTCCAACCCCTATTGCATTCAAATATCCTTGGCGCGACTACCAGCAAAAAGTGCTGGATCAATTAGAAGCGCATCTAAAAGACAATAAATTACACGTTGTAGCTCCTCCCGGATCAGGAAAAACGGTTTTGGGATTAGAAGTGATTCTGCAACTCAATAAACCCACGTTGATATTAGCGCCAACCTTGGCAGTGAAAAATCAGTGGATTGATCGTTTTTGTTCGTTGTTTTTACAAGTAGAGGAAGTGCCCGATTGGATTTCAACTCAAATTACATCCCCTCAGTTTCTTACTGTTTCTACCTATCAAGGATTACATGCCGCCTTTAATTATTTAAAGGAAGATGAAGGAGAGCTTGATGAAGATCAAAAAGAAGAAAATACAGTTTATACCAATGCGAATGCCAAGGCAATTATTCAACAATTAAAAGCAGTTGGCATTCAAACCTTGCTTGTTGATGAGGTGCATCATCTGCGAAAAGAGTGGTGGAAAGCTCTAGATTTATTGGATAAAGAATTGAAAGCAACTGTTGTTGGATTAACCGCAACACCACCCTATGGAGCAGTAGATTTTGAATGGCAACGGTATATTGGTTTAGCAGGACCTGTTGATGAAGAAATTGCAATTCCTGAACTTATTGTTGCTGGGGATTTATGCCCGCATCAAGATTTTATTTATTACAGCACACCCTTAGCGGAAGAGCGAGAGAAAATTCTCTATCACAAATCCATTGTTTTTGAGGCTTTTACTCAAGGAAGAACAGATGCAGATTTGGTAAAAATACTCAAAAAATCAACTCTTTTTCAACAACCGATGCATCACTTGGATTGGATTTATGAAAATTTGACCACCTATGTGGCTTGTTTAATCTTTTTGAAAGACGATGATAGAGAACTCGATAAGGTACACTTAAAAATAGTGGGATTGGATCAAGATGAACTCCCCTCTTTAGATCTTGTTTGGTTTGAAAAAGTACTGAATTTCTATTGTTTTCACGGACAAGATTTTTTTACTGTAATCCCAGAATACGAAGCACATAAACGCAACCTACAAGCAAATTTGAAGAAAAAGGGATTGATTTCCTTTCGACAAGTTCAATTGGTAAATGATAATAAAGGGGATGATTTACTGCTTTCTAGTTTGAGTAAATTAGAAAGTATGGTTCGAATTTTAGATTTTGAATACGAGCTTTTAGGAGAGGATTTGCGTATGGTCATCTTAACAGATTATATCCGAAAAGAGTATTACAGCCATACCGTAATTCCGCCACCTGTTTTGTCTAAATTGGGTGTTTTATCTATTTTTGAAACCCTTCGTCGGACCAATCGAAAGGGAATTCGATTGGCTGTATTAACGGGATCTATAGTTATTGTTCCTACGCTTTGTGTAGAAACGCTGAATCAATGGGTAAAAGAGAAAGGACGGGAACCATTTTCTAGTCATGTCTTTTCCTATGATGATCAGTATGCCGCTTTGCATCTCACCTCTGGGGAGAAAGCAGATATTGTTAGTTTAGTAACTCGGTTAGTACAGGAAGGAAAGATAAACGCTTTAGTCGGAACCAAATCATTACTCGGAGAAGGTTGGGATGCCCCTGCGATTAATACCTTGATTATAGCGAGTTCAATTGGTGCTTATATTACCTCGAATCAGATTAGAGGACGTGCCTTTCGTATCAATCCAAAAGACGAAACTAAAACAGCTAATATTTGGCATTTGGCTTGTTTGGATACTGATGCGATTGAAGGAGGGAAAGACTGGAGCATTGTCCATCGACGCTTTCAAACGTTTGTTGGTATATCAAATAGTAGCATACATGAAGAAACCAGTATTTCAAATGGAATAGATCGTTTAAGAGAAGGAAATACCAAGAGAGTACTCGATCCAACGTATAGGGAGAAACAGAATCAACAGACGTTGGATTTTGCCAAACAACGAAGTGCATTAAAAGCGAAATGGCTAACAGCCATTCAAAAGGGAAGTCACTTAGTAGAAGGAGTGAAGGTAACTTTTTCATCGTCAAGAGAAAGAAGAAATATCGAACAGGCGAAGCGATTTTACACGAACAAGACCATTGTTTCTGTTTTGTTTACTGTTGTTTGTTCTGCGATTCTATTTTTAGCCTATCAATTTATCGGATTGGGAAGGGGAATTCTTATGCATGGAATTAGTTTGTGGTCTTTTGGATATTGGGTTTTTCAAACCTTTGTTGTCGGATTAGGCTTTCGCTTTGGATGGAAAGGGGTGAAGTATTATCGCCTATATCGAAAATTTGGCGATATGCGAAAAGATGTGCAAAATATTGGACTAGCCCTCTGTAATACGCTTTGTAAATTCGAGATTATTTCTACCCCAACAACAAAATTACACGTGATCAGTGAATTAGAATTTGGTGGAGGTGTATTCTGTTCGTTAGAAGGCGCAACTTTGAGAGAAAGCAATGTATTTGCCTCATGTATGAAAGAAATTTTATCTCCTATTGATAATCCTCGTTATGTTATTGAACGAAAAACACTCTTGCCTATTCAAGATAGCGAAGCTGATTTTCACGCGGTTCCCACCTGTTTAGGCATAAACCGAAAACAAGTCGATTATTTTTCAGATCAATGGGCCAAATTAGTAGGAAAGAATCGCGTTGTTTATACCAGAACACCTGAAGGAAGAAGAGCGTTGTTGCATGCACGTACTTTTGCAATTGCCAATCAACTACAAGAGCCTCGAGTAAAACAAGAACACCAATGGCTATAA
- a CDS encoding ATP-binding cassette domain-containing protein, protein MSIVIKNLSYEHADKTPLFQQLNLVLNKGEKANLIGANGTGKSTLLKLIATTPLSAIQLDGTAYYLPQINTNQAAEQTIQEALQTDKKLQALHRILQGSVNEQDYVDLDDDWAIEEHIAQALQYWQLEGKDLSLPMHQLSGGQQMRVYFAYIHIHQPDILLLDEPTNHIDQATRQLLFDFLDQYKGTVLIVSHDIALLNRQGLTFEISSKGVQTYKGNYDFYKAQKQEEFASLQHRIDSISKDLRQVKTEQQKLLQKQQKAVGQHKKAEQKGGLPKIVVNTLKNAAENSSAKSTEVQMEKQQKLQGDLWELKDQLEQVKPFHLSFNNSDLHTNKVLFQLKEVNYQYETAPTALWSTPWNLEIRSGERLLIEGANGTGKSTLLHLLAGNLQPTTGQVERLTNNIVYLDQFYSLLDHSKTMLEQAQTFNHNVLDEASLKNTLFQYGFRPEQWSKPVAQLSGGECLRLTICCLNLSLSSIDVLLLDEPSNNLDIFGLERLYEALREYKGTIVFISHDVNLRDAIQPNRFIEM, encoded by the coding sequence ATGTCTATCGTTATAAAAAATCTATCCTACGAACACGCGGATAAAACCCCTTTGTTTCAACAGCTCAATCTAGTACTCAACAAAGGAGAAAAGGCTAACCTTATTGGAGCCAATGGAACGGGAAAAAGCACCCTATTAAAACTTATTGCCACAACGCCTCTATCCGCTATTCAGTTGGATGGAACGGCTTATTATTTACCTCAAATCAACACCAACCAAGCTGCGGAACAAACGATTCAAGAAGCCCTGCAAACGGATAAGAAACTACAAGCTTTACACCGCATTTTACAAGGGTCGGTCAATGAACAGGATTATGTCGATTTGGATGATGACTGGGCAATTGAAGAGCATATTGCCCAAGCCTTGCAATACTGGCAATTGGAGGGAAAAGATTTATCCCTGCCTATGCATCAACTCAGTGGAGGGCAACAAATGCGCGTGTATTTTGCGTATATCCACATTCATCAGCCCGATATTTTGTTGTTGGATGAGCCCACCAATCACATTGACCAAGCCACGCGACAACTGTTGTTTGATTTCTTGGATCAGTACAAAGGGACGGTGCTTATAGTCAGTCACGATATCGCCTTATTGAATCGACAAGGACTTACCTTTGAGATTAGCAGCAAAGGGGTTCAGACCTACAAAGGCAATTACGATTTTTACAAAGCGCAAAAACAAGAGGAGTTTGCTTCTCTTCAACACCGTATCGATTCGATTTCTAAGGATTTGCGTCAGGTAAAAACGGAACAACAGAAATTACTTCAGAAGCAGCAAAAGGCGGTGGGACAACACAAAAAAGCGGAGCAAAAAGGGGGACTTCCGAAGATTGTAGTCAATACACTCAAGAATGCGGCAGAAAATAGCAGTGCTAAAAGTACTGAGGTACAAATGGAAAAACAGCAAAAACTCCAAGGGGACTTGTGGGAATTAAAAGATCAGTTGGAACAAGTAAAACCGTTTCACCTCTCGTTTAACAACTCCGATTTACACACTAATAAAGTGCTTTTTCAGTTGAAAGAAGTCAACTATCAATATGAAACTGCTCCTACAGCGCTTTGGTCTACTCCGTGGAATCTCGAAATTCGAAGTGGAGAACGCCTATTAATTGAAGGGGCAAACGGCACAGGTAAATCGACCTTACTGCATTTATTAGCGGGAAATCTACAACCTACTACAGGTCAGGTTGAACGGTTGACCAACAATATCGTGTACTTGGATCAGTTTTATAGTCTCCTCGATCACAGCAAAACGATGCTGGAACAAGCGCAAACCTTCAATCACAACGTATTGGATGAGGCTAGTTTAAAAAACACCCTGTTTCAATATGGTTTTCGACCAGAACAATGGTCTAAACCCGTTGCGCAATTAAGTGGAGGCGAATGTCTTCGCTTGACCATCTGTTGCCTGAATCTCTCTTTATCTTCTATTGATGTTTTACTGCTGGATGAACCGAGTAATAACCTCGATATTTTTGGTTTAGAGCGCTTATACGAAGCCCTAAGGGAATACAAAGGAACAATTGTGTTTATCTCCCACGATGTGAACTTGCGTGATGCGATTCAACCGAATCGCTTCATTGAGATGTGA
- a CDS encoding PoNe immunity protein domain-containing protein produces the protein MNDFLGFIKECNEAITQGVNYVKSGSIPSDRVIGLKNMIFTTFLERTIALYSSEANKALVTASLVEAITAFEDGFYWEGFAKSFAMYDQMVWMLSLGILCEVDDANFKRIVAVIQRGGAQDELLKTLVNYRFPNAMQGSSYIQKSPYAHLDGLVKGQDKSISFIKTYLNKKWYQGHRDAPWYDSHKRTKVNTYFGYWAWEVAALVKIYAIDDAELKEQQYYPYRAVRW, from the coding sequence ATGAATGATTTTTTAGGTTTTATAAAAGAGTGTAATGAAGCAATAACACAGGGAGTTAACTATGTGAAATCTGGAAGCATACCTTCTGATCGAGTTATAGGGTTGAAGAATATGATTTTTACAACCTTTCTAGAAAGAACAATCGCTCTCTATTCCTCCGAAGCCAATAAAGCACTAGTAACAGCAAGTTTAGTAGAGGCCATCACAGCCTTTGAAGACGGTTTTTATTGGGAAGGTTTTGCGAAGAGTTTTGCGATGTATGATCAGATGGTATGGATGCTGAGTTTGGGTATTTTATGTGAGGTAGATGATGCAAATTTTAAACGCATTGTAGCGGTTATTCAACGAGGCGGTGCTCAAGATGAATTGCTCAAAACATTAGTGAATTACCGATTTCCTAATGCTATGCAAGGATCTTCTTATATCCAAAAAAGCCCTTATGCTCATTTGGATGGATTAGTAAAAGGACAAGATAAAAGCATTAGTTTTATAAAAACCTACTTAAATAAAAAGTGGTATCAAGGACATCGCGATGCCCCTTGGTATGATAGTCATAAACGCACCAAAGTCAATACGTATTTTGGATATTGGGCCTGGGAAGTGGCGGCATTGGTGAAAATATACGCTATCGATGATGCGGAACTGAAAGAGCAACAGTACTATCCGTATCGCGCAGTACGATGGTAA
- a CDS encoding SMI1/KNR4 family protein, whose translation MKKVRINSSERMITIGDILSFEKTFNIVIPSSLKRLYLKYNGGEVEFSDASTYDFASIKYGELTLGGLVQNLIIDENVIPGNFLPFAVTGVGHMITIQMDSVVNNKIYLFRYDELEPILLANSLEELLGVDSIDEL comes from the coding sequence ATGAAAAAAGTTAGAATTAATAGTTCAGAGAGAATGATCACTATTGGAGATATACTAAGTTTTGAAAAAACATTTAATATTGTTATACCCAGTAGTTTAAAGAGATTATACCTTAAGTACAATGGTGGTGAAGTAGAATTTTCAGATGCTTCTACCTATGATTTTGCAAGTATAAAGTATGGGGAATTGACATTAGGAGGACTAGTACAAAATTTAATAATAGATGAGAATGTTATCCCTGGAAACTTCTTGCCATTTGCAGTTACAGGTGTTGGACACATGATAACAATTCAAATGGATTCAGTAGTTAATAATAAAATCTATCTTTTTAGATATGATGAGTTAGAACCTATTTTATTAGCCAATTCTCTTGAAGAGTTATTGGGTGTAGATAGCATTGATGAATTATAA
- a CDS encoding HNH endonuclease: protein MKLLERKRPSKVFYPNKKALSELGIKLKKSKVGLSVDFADTPYLYPVTGEQKNIVKIKLTGDDNLDIKLANELAGLNKKPLKYTWHHLDDYDPMTNTCTLQLVETKIHIKCNPYYGTVKIAEEFHKIKYLTR, encoded by the coding sequence GTGAAATTATTAGAACGAAAAAGACCATCTAAAGTATTTTATCCAAATAAAAAAGCATTAAGCGAATTAGGAATTAAGCTTAAAAAATCGAAGGTAGGATTATCAGTTGATTTTGCAGATACTCCTTATTTGTATCCTGTCACTGGCGAACAAAAGAATATTGTGAAGATAAAACTGACAGGCGATGATAATTTAGATATAAAATTAGCAAATGAGCTTGCTGGTCTTAATAAAAAACCATTGAAATATACGTGGCATCATTTAGACGACTATGATCCTATGACCAACACTTGTACATTGCAATTGGTAGAAACTAAAATTCATATAAAATGTAATCCATATTATGGTACAGTTAAGATAGCGGAAGAGTTTCATAAAATCAAATATTTGACACGATAG
- a CDS encoding Imm74 family immunity protein produces MKVEYSILTPSTMKIIVDNKKEMYIQGEGTTEPKFYADIDSIKNWEPPYEQEPITENEKKEIISSIEKASKKGKIPIVFD; encoded by the coding sequence ATGAAAGTAGAATATTCAATATTAACCCCCTCAACTATGAAAATTATTGTTGACAATAAGAAAGAGATGTATATACAAGGGGAAGGAACAACAGAACCAAAATTTTATGCAGATATAGATTCTATTAAGAATTGGGAACCTCCTTATGAACAAGAGCCTATTACAGAAAACGAGAAAAAAGAAATTATTAGTTCAATAGAAAAGGCCTCAAAAAAAGGAAAAATACCTATTGTTTTTGACTAA
- a CDS encoding SMI1/KNR4 family protein, producing MKVGKFEDIEKKLNFQDILDFEYKMGFVLPINYRRLILKFNGGLTEESDFFDVLLSIKYGKQKVEDMINMHQTIEQNIPEGYLPIALDWSDNPITINTNEGSQKGEIVKFYFDTDEAPEIIAHSLEELLGVTSIDEL from the coding sequence ATGAAAGTAGGAAAATTTGAAGATATAGAGAAGAAATTAAATTTTCAAGACATTTTAGATTTTGAATATAAAATGGGATTTGTCTTACCAATTAATTATAGAAGATTAATTTTAAAGTTCAATGGTGGATTAACTGAGGAGTCTGATTTTTTTGATGTTTTATTAAGTATAAAATATGGAAAACAAAAGGTTGAAGATATGATAAATATGCATCAAACTATAGAACAAAATATTCCAGAGGGATATTTACCTATTGCTTTGGATTGGTCTGACAATCCTATTACAATCAACACGAACGAAGGAAGTCAAAAAGGTGAAATTGTGAAATTTTATTTTGATACAGATGAGGCCCCTGAAATTATTGCTCATTCATTAGAAGAACTCTTAGGAGTAACTAGCATTGATGAATTATAA
- a CDS encoding HNH endonuclease signature motif containing protein encodes MYPVTGEQKNIVKIKLTGTRRFDDKLAYELAGIKKTKNYTWHHLDDYDPMDGTCTMQLVDKDVHRASIPHYGSVELIKKFLNIESY; translated from the coding sequence TTGTATCCTGTCACTGGCGAACAAAAGAATATCGTGAAAATAAAATTAACAGGAACAAGGAGGTTTGATGATAAGTTAGCCTACGAGTTAGCAGGAATTAAGAAAACTAAAAATTATACGTGGCATCATTTAGATGACTATGATCCAATGGATGGTACTTGCACAATGCAATTAGTAGACAAAGACGTACATAGAGCGTCGATACCTCACTATGGGAGTGTTGAATTGATAAAGAAGTTCTTAAATATAGAAAGTTATTAA
- a CDS encoding PoNe immunity protein domain-containing protein encodes MNNFIEYIEVRRKRIEVFKKAIENREVDNNKKIELNAAIFDAYLYKTIALYSSEANKELVTASLVEAITAFEDGFYWEGFAKSYAMYGQMVWMLSLGILCEVDDANFKRIVAVIQRGGAQDELLKTLVNYRLPRTMQGSSYIQKSPYAHLDGLVKGQDKSISFIKTYLNKKWYQGHRDAPWYDSHKRTKVNTYFGYWAWEVAALVKIYAIDDEELKEQQYYPYRAVRW; translated from the coding sequence ATGAATAATTTTATTGAATATATAGAGGTAAGAAGGAAGAGAATAGAAGTGTTTAAAAAAGCTATTGAAAACAGAGAAGTTGATAATAATAAAAAAATCGAACTCAATGCAGCAATATTCGATGCCTATTTGTATAAAACAATCGCTCTCTATTCCTCCGAAGCTAATAAAGAACTTGTAACAGCAAGTTTAGTAGAGGCCATCACAGCCTTTGAAGACGGTTTTTATTGGGAAGGTTTTGCGAAGAGTTATGCGATGTATGGTCAGATGGTATGGATGCTGAGTTTGGGTATTTTGTGTGAGGTAGATGATGCAAATTTTAAACGTATTGTAGCGGTTATTCAACGGGGAGGTGCTCAAGATGAATTGCTCAAAACATTAGTGAATTACCGATTGCCTCGTACCATGCAAGGATCTTCTTATATCCAAAAAAGCCCTTATGCTCATTTGGATGGATTAGTAAAGGGACAAGATAAAAGCATTAGCTTTATAAAAACCTACTTAAATAAAAAGTGGTATCAAGGACATCGCGATGCCCCTTGGTATGATAGTCACAAGCGTACCAAAGTCAATACGTATTTTGGATATTGGGCTTGGGAAGTAGCGGCATTGGTGAAAATATACGCTATCGATGATGAAGAGTTGAAAGAGCAACAGTATTATCCGTATCGCGCAGTACGATGGTAA
- a CDS encoding cytosolic protein, translating into MIAVSFIIHYKKVTYLDQPIIKGIDAVYEFSSPSPKYIIAEVKMNTKGFSWWKPKLNRKITSSGGSQMQDAWIRANLEGAVMEDVYQDILINGYESVLMGVSKDNKMILESLDRTAKKIRTNINIV; encoded by the coding sequence ATGATAGCTGTCTCATTTATTATTCATTATAAAAAAGTAACGTATTTAGATCAACCTATAATTAAAGGAATTGATGCAGTTTATGAATTCTCTTCTCCATCTCCTAAATACATCATTGCAGAAGTAAAAATGAATACAAAAGGATTTTCTTGGTGGAAACCTAAATTAAATAGAAAAATTACATCGAGTGGAGGTAGTCAAATGCAGGATGCGTGGATTCGGGCAAATTTAGAAGGAGCGGTTATGGAAGATGTTTATCAAGATATATTAATTAATGGATATGAAAGTGTATTGATGGGAGTATCCAAAGACAACAAAATGATTTTAGAATCATTGGATAGAACAGCGAAAAAAATAAGAACCAATATAAATATTGTATAA
- a CDS encoding EndoU domain-containing protein gives MFPSNWDLERIKQEIAFVYENTVASGINKIFKKNVTGLNQYVGQSSNGFLIVLEVDDLGKILNAYPKL, from the coding sequence ATGTTTCCAAGTAACTGGGATTTAGAACGGATTAAACAGGAAATAGCTTTTGTTTATGAAAATACAGTGGCAAGTGGTATTAATAAAATTTTTAAGAAGAATGTAACAGGATTAAATCAATATGTAGGACAATCGTCAAATGGTTTTTTAATTGTTTTAGAAGTTGATGATTTAGGTAAAATATTGAATGCATATCCAAAATTGTAA
- a CDS encoding leucine-rich repeat domain-containing protein — protein MHITALPWGKRIDLDEESDLKEARRVFDSGKYGLRIGPFTEINDSFFLDRFLIHFKDISDFNFMAWGDGVSYDFLYQMTNLERLHLDVMYPIDFSKLSKLTELSLMWNKKFISNFQTLRNLEQLTISDFKEKDLSSLASLKSLTTLSFKTASIKSLNGIEELIHLKRLSLGGVRSLVDLTAIASLQKLKFLEIDIAWKLQDCSPIGQLGELEVLQLMDCKNLASIQFVRQMPKLRQLYTLGTTMINDYDTTPAEHIPIFFGSLDKKYTKMYPEKEIREGQRTWSSYH, from the coding sequence ATGCATATCACAGCGTTACCTTGGGGTAAAAGAATAGATTTAGATGAAGAATCTGACTTGAAAGAAGCAAGAAGAGTCTTCGATTCTGGCAAATATGGATTGCGTATCGGTCCATTTACAGAGATTAATGATTCTTTTTTTTTAGATAGATTTTTAATCCATTTTAAAGATATTTCTGATTTTAATTTTATGGCATGGGGGGATGGTGTTTCTTATGATTTTTTGTATCAAATGACTAATTTAGAAAGATTGCATTTAGATGTAATGTATCCAATAGATTTTAGTAAACTATCAAAATTGACCGAATTGTCTCTTATGTGGAATAAAAAGTTCATTTCAAATTTTCAAACGCTAAGGAATTTAGAACAATTAACTATTTCAGATTTTAAGGAAAAAGATCTGTCTAGTCTTGCGTCTTTAAAGAGTCTCACAACATTAAGTTTCAAAACGGCTAGTATCAAATCGTTAAACGGCATAGAGGAACTTATCCATTTAAAACGGCTGTCTTTAGGGGGTGTACGTAGTTTAGTTGATCTTACAGCGATTGCATCTCTTCAAAAATTAAAGTTTTTAGAAATTGATATTGCTTGGAAATTGCAAGATTGTAGTCCTATTGGTCAATTAGGTGAACTGGAGGTTTTACAACTAATGGACTGTAAAAATTTAGCTTCTATCCAGTTTGTACGACAAATGCCTAAACTTCGTCAACTTTATACATTAGGTACTACAATGATTAATGATTATGATACCACACCAGCCGAACATATTCCCATCTTTTTTGGTAGCTTAGATAAGAAGTACACAAAAATGTATCCAGAAAAAGAGATTCGAGAGGGGCAAAGAACTTGGTCTTCGTATCACTAA